The window AGACAAATCCATCACTTGTGTAAGGGCGAGGCCTCCTCACCCTTCCCCCCTCAATCAAACTTATACACCTTCGCCGTATTCCCTCCCGCTATCTTCGCCCGCTCCTTCTCCGGCACCCCCTTCAGAATCCTATCCAGTATCTCCAGCGACTTCGGGAACGTCGATTCCGAGTGCGGGTAGTCGCTGCCCCACATCAGGTTGTCGACGCCGATGACATGGCGGAACTGGATCCCCATGGCGTCTTCCTGGAAGCTGTGATACACGTTGCTGCGCATGAAGTCGCTGGGCGTGGCGTCGGTCTTAAACCGCATGGGCAGCGACTGCTGCTTCTCTCGATACGCCACGTCGATTCGATGCATAAAGAACGGCAGCCAGCCTAGCTCGTGCTCCACATTGGCGAATTTGAGCTTTGGATGCCTCTCCAGCACCCCCGAAAATATGATATGGCACAGGCACATCCTTGCCCAGTAGTCGTGCTGCACCCACGACGCGATTCTCCCTGCCGAGTCCCCCCGCAGCCCGGGGTCCGTGGTCGGGCGGTTGGTGGTCACGTGCAAGTTCAGCGTTACATCCAGCTCTTCCGCCGCCGACCAGAAAGGCTCGTACAGCGGCTTGTCGTAGGTCAGTCCCACCCTGGGGTAGCTGCTGATCATCGCGCTGGTCAGCCCCATCTCCGCGATGCGCCTCAACTCTTCGACAGCCTGCCCCACGTTCTCCTCCACCAACAGCATGGCCGCCCCTTTCAGCCGCTTGCTGTCCGCCGAACAGAACTCCGCCAGCCAGTCGTTATACGCCGCGAAAGTTTCCCGCGTCAGTTCCGGGTCCTCCAGCTTCTCGTACAGCGACAGCCCGATGGACGGATAGACCACGCCGCCATAAACCCCATCCTCGTCCATATCCTTGACGTGCTCGACGGGGATATAACCGCCCGGTCGTACCGCGCCGAACTTGCCTTCTTGAATAATATCCTGAGGCCGCTCGAACCTCAGCCCCGCCTGGGTTATGGCCCCCACGGGCGCGGCCTTCTTGTTCTCCGCGTACCAGAAGTCGAAGGGCTCGCCCTCCACCAGGTGAGGTATCTTGTCGCCGAACCTGGCCCTGTCCATCCTCTCGACCCACAGGTTGGGCGGCTCTACCACGTGGGAGTCCGATGAAATAACCTTGTAGTTAGCCATCTCAGTCCCTCCTGTTTAAAATTGCCTTGATATCCCTATCGCCAAGTTGGACACTAGCGTCCACGCGATGACCAATATGCATCATTATTGGGGTTCATCTGGTTAGCATGATTGTCCATAGCTGCCTGATAAGTATCGTTATTAGGGTTCATAGAATCTGACCGGTCATCGTTTGGTGACCTATCTGACTCGCCATCATAATCTCCATCATCCCAAGATTTCCCCTCACTCCCGGCGGTCTTTTGTCTTGCCATTTCTCTGACAGTGCTTTCTTTTAAGAGGGTGTTGCGAGTGTTTCTGTCAGGGCCAGGTACAATGGCTTCTAATGGATCAACTATATTCAATTGCGATTGCTCCTTTAAGCCAACCGTACGCAACTTAATGTCCATTACAAGATGATATTGAGGCTGAATGCTGCGCCACTTTCTTTCTCCTCTCTTCCATCCCTCCTCTGTCTCACGCCCTTTCATAATCCATGCGATGTAAGCTGCTAATTCTTCACGAATATACGGCGCGATTTTCTCACTGGCTCGGTTTATCCATGTTTCAATTGCTGTACTTCGCTTGTCGGCGTCCGGTTCACACAGAGCGTCATACATTTCGTCTCCTAAACGACCGAAGACAGTTGCCATGGATCACTCCCTGAAGAAGGTTGCGCCGACTATCTTACACTAACCCGCTGGCAGCACTCGAAATAAAAGGTTTTCCATGTTAGGTGGCCATACGCTGCAGCAAGACGGTGACCTACCTCTACACCCCACCGCCCACTCCCAACACCCCCGCCTTCTCCGCCGCCGATACCAGCTCTTTCTTTTGCTCCCTGCTCAGCGGCAGTATGGGCCTCCTCGGCTCCCTGCACTCGACGCCGTATTTGACGTCGCACAGCGCCTTGCATGTCGCCTGCATCCCGTACTTGGCCGCCAGGTCGATTAACACATTGGCCTTGTCCTGCCACTTCTGCGCCTCAGCCATGTTCCCCTTCTGGTACGCCCGATACGCGTTTATCCATAGCTCCGGCGATACCGTCAGCGGCCCGTCGACCACCCCTACGCCCCCCGCCGCCAGGCACGACAGGAACAGCGACCCGCTCCCCGTGAACACATCCAGCCCTATGGCCTTGAACCGACGCGTGTTATTGAAGTCCGGCGCCGAGTGTTTGACGCCCACAATCTGCGGCACCGCCTTCTTGATTCGGTCCAGCATCGGCGCCGTGAACTCCACCTGGGTGTACCTGGGCTGGTTATAGACAAAGAACGGCAGGTCGCCCGCGGCATCGGCCACCGCTTTGTAGTGCTCGATGATCGCCTGCTCCGACGGCCCGTAGAAGAAGGGCGGCACGCAGGCGATGGCGTCGGCCCCGGCCCGCGCCGCCACCCTCGCCATCCGCACCGACGCCGCCGTGGTCAGCGTTCCCACATGAATAATCGACTTGGCCTTGCCCTTGCACAGGCCTACCGATATCTCTGACGTCCGGTTGACCTCCTCTTCCGTCAGCAGCACGCTCTCTCCCGTCCCGCCGCTGACCCAGAAGCCATCGACTCCGGCCTTGATGTTCGACTCCATTATCTTGATAAAGGCCTTCTCGTTGAACTTGCCCTCCGGCGTGAAAGGCGTAATAGTCGCCGCGACGACCCCCTTAAACTGGCCCATTATGAGCCTCCTTTTCCTGTTTCGATTATAAGCTCGCCCAGTGATCCCACCGACGCCTTGTGCCCCGGCAGCACCACCACCGACGAGTCGTACTGGCATATCATGGCCGGCCCGACGATGACATTATTGCGCAACAGCCTGGCCCTGTCATAGTGGGGGCACTCCAGCCATCCCTGGGCCTGCTTGAAAAATACCTTACGATTTCCTAACAACGCCCTCGACGGGTCCTTCCCGCCCTCCGCTATCATCGCCGGCTCCGGCTTGGGCACCCGCCCAATGCCCCGCGCCTTCACGTTCACCACCTCAACCGCCGCCCTGGGGTCGGCGTGGCCGTAGTTGCGCTCGTGCGCGCGATGGAACTCCGCCGCCACCGCCTCCAACTCCCCCGCCGTCTTCAATCCCGACGTGACCGCTATCTCCAACTCGAAGTTCTGCCGCACGTACCGCATCTCTAGATATTTCTCGATAATCTGGTCCTTCTCGGCGATTTTCTCCTGTCGCAGCGTGCGCCGGCACTCCTCCACCTGCGCCTCCAACCCCCCGCGAATCGCCTCCAGGTTCTGCGGCGTCGCCCTCAGGAACCGTGTCGCCGACGCGCTGGTCTGGATGTCGCTGATGACCAGCCCCAGCGCCGAGAATAGCCCCGGGCTCGGCGGCACCACAATTCGGCCCACCTCCAGCTCCTCCGCCAGGTCGCCGGCGTGCAGCGGCCCCGCCCCGCCGTGGGCCACCATCGCGAACTGGCGAGGGTCGAACCCCCGGCTCACCGACACCACCCGTAATATACGCACCATGTTGGCGTTGACGATGTCTAATATCCCCTGCGCCGCCTCGTGGGCCGACATCCCCAGCTTCCGGCCCAGCTTCTCCTCGATAGCCTTCTTCGATAGCTCGGGCTTCAGTGTCATCCGCCCGCCGAGGAAGAAGTCCGGCGCGATGCGCCCCAGCGTTACGTTGGCGTCGGTCACCGTCGGCTCCGTGCCCCCCGAGTCGTAGCACACCGGCCCTGGCACTGCCCCCGCGCTCTGCGGCCCCACCTTCAGCAAGCCTGCCACGTCCACCCACGCCACGCTTCCCCCACCCGCGCTGCACTCCACCAGGTCTATTGACGGCGTCCGCACCGGCAGGCCCGTGATCCGCACCCCGTAATAGCCCGTCGCCTCCTTGCCTATCTCCAGCATGTTCGCCATGGACGGCTTCAGCCCTCGAATCAGGCTGGCCTTGGCCGTCGTCCCACCCATGTCAAACGATATCAAGTCCTTGAACCCGACACGCCGCCCCAAATCAATCGTCGCCAGCACACCCGCCGCCGGCCCCGATTCAATGGTCAGGTGCGGCCTCTCCACCGACACCTGCGCGCTGGCCATCCCACCTGAGGACTGCATTATGTAAAGATTCGGCGACGGCCTCTGCCGCTCCGTCAGCCCCTTCTGTAGGTTGCCGACGTATCGTTTAAATACCGGCCCGATGTACGCCACCGCTGTCGTCGTGCTGCTGCGCTCGAACTCCCTGAACTCCGGCGATATCTCCGACGACACCGCCAGGTACGTCCCCGACATCGCCTCCTGCAAAATCTCCTTGATACGCTTCTCGTGCGACGCGTTGACATAGGAGTTAAGCAAGCACACCGCCACCGCCTCCACACCCTCCGCCTTCAACGTCTCGATGCACTGGTACACGTCGCTCTCGCTCAGTGGCGTCACGACTTTCCCCTTGCTGTCGGTGCGCTCCGTCACCTCCAGCCGCAGGTATCGAGGCGCCAGCGGCTCCGGCCTGTCCACGTCCCACTTGTAGAAATGCGGCCGCGTCTGCCGCCCGATAGCCAGCACGTCCCTGAAGCCGCGAGTCGTTATAAGCCCTATCTTCGCGCCCGTCCTAGACAAAATCGCGTTGGTGTTCACCGTCGTCCCGTGGGCCACCATCCACAACCCCTTCAGCCCGCCTCGCTCGCCGCCGAAGTGGTCGATGCCGTCCAGCACCGACCTCGACGGGTCCTCCGGCGACGACGGCGTCTTATATACGGATAGCGAGCCCGAGTCTTCGTCAAACAAGATGTGGTCGGTAAACGTCCCGCCCACATCCACACCAATCCGCAATCTGGGCACTAACAGCTCCTCCCGATTTTGTCGTTCTGAGATGGGGGCCGTTCACCCTGAGCCTGTCGTAGGGTCGGCCCGTAGCAAAGAATCCGTTGTGTCTGCAACCTACTTCTCGCATCCATCAGTTAGGCACCGCCTGCTAATGTAAGGGCGAGGTCGCCTCGCCCTTCCCATCTGGTCCTCTCTCCCCTTGAGCGCCTGCTCTCCTTAAGGATTGATGTGCATAAAAGGACTGACGGGTACCGAGAAAATTCCTTCTCCCTTGATGGGAGAAGGCGCAGGTTGAGGGTGAAACCCTGGACAAACGATATTTTATCAATACCACCTGCCACGCTGCGTTCATCCCTTCCCCTTCCTACCCCTCAGCCTCCGCGTCTCCTCCACATCCAGCCGCCGACGCCCCAAATCCACCGCCACCCCGTAATCCCGCTTCGCCGACTCCACCGACACCAGCCCATTCACCACGTCCGTCAGCACCGACTCCGGCTCTCTATCAAATGGATGCCCATACCCGCCGCCGCCCCCTGCAAAAATGCTAACGATGTCCCCGGTCTTGGCCGGCACAAACGTAGCCTCTCGATGTATCTCTTCGTGGTCCGCCGAGTCCGGCGACTTCATAATCCGAGTCAGCGTCCCCTTGTTGCCCCCCAGCAGCCCCGGCCCGGGTATCTTGTGCCGGTTCGAGTGTGTCCCGACATACGAATCGATCAGCATCCGCCAGTCCTTGCGTATGCCCACGCCTCCCCTAAACTTCCCCGGCCCCCCCGAGTCCCTCACGTACTCCAGCCGCTCCGCCATCATCGGGAACTCCTGCTCCATCGCCTCCACGGGCAGATTGGACGTGATATGCACGCCGTTGACCCCGTCCTTATTGGGCCGCGCTCCGCCCCCGCCGCCGACGGTCTCGTAGTAGATAAACGAACGAGGCGACGGCGCGCTGAACCCCATCCCGTGGGTCCCGTGCCCGCCCGCCTCGATGCCCTTCTTCACCGCCCCCGACAGCGCTTCGAACAGCGAGTCCGGTATCTGCGACGCCACTTCATATCGCGCTCCCAGCGGCGACGGCGCTTTGCAGTTCACCAGGCACCCGTCAGGCGCGGTGACCTTTATGGCGCGAGCAAACCCTGCGTTGGGCTGTATATCGGGGTCAAGAATCGAACGAAATACCCAGTACACCACCGTCAGAGTCCCGTGCATCGGATTGTTGATGCCGAATTTGGCCGGTCCGCCTGTCCCTGCGTAATCGACCAGCACCTCCGGCTTCGGCTTGTGCTTGACGGTAATCTTGACCTTGATGGGTATCGGCTCGTCGCTGTCCATGTCGTCGTCCAGCGCGTCCGACGCCGAATACTCCCCCTCCGCCAGCGACGCTATCCCGTGCCGCGCCTTCCGCTCGGCGACGTTCAGCAGTTCCTCCAGCGCCCGCACGATAACCTCGCCGCCGTACTGCGCCGCCAGCTCATTCATGCGGCGCGCC is drawn from SAR202 cluster bacterium and contains these coding sequences:
- a CDS encoding amidohydrolase; its protein translation is MANYKVISSDSHVVEPPNLWVERMDRARFGDKIPHLVEGEPFDFWYAENKKAAPVGAITQAGLRFERPQDIIQEGKFGAVRPGGYIPVEHVKDMDEDGVYGGVVYPSIGLSLYEKLEDPELTRETFAAYNDWLAEFCSADSKRLKGAAMLLVEENVGQAVEELRRIAEMGLTSAMISSYPRVGLTYDKPLYEPFWSAAEELDVTLNLHVTTNRPTTDPGLRGDSAGRIASWVQHDYWARMCLCHIIFSGVLERHPKLKFANVEHELGWLPFFMHRIDVAYREKQQSLPMRFKTDATPSDFMRSNVYHSFQEDAMGIQFRHVIGVDNLMWGSDYPHSESTFPKSLEILDRILKGVPEKERAKIAGGNTAKVYKFD
- a CDS encoding dihydrodipicolinate synthase family protein, which codes for MPVRLVGGGAAGAQGVGGITGRAYNRNRKRRLIMGQFKGVVAATITPFTPEGKFNEKAFIKIMESNIKAGVDGFWVSGGTGESVLLTEEEVNRTSEISVGLCKGKAKSIIHVGTLTTAASVRMARVAARAGADAIACVPPFFYGPSEQAIIEHYKAVADAAGDLPFFVYNQPRYTQVEFTAPMLDRIKKAVPQIVGVKHSAPDFNNTRRFKAIGLDVFTGSGSLFLSCLAAGGVGVVDGPLTVSPELWINAYRAYQKGNMAEAQKWQDKANVLIDLAAKYGMQATCKALCDVKYGVECREPRRPILPLSREQKKELVSAAEKAGVLGVGGGV
- a CDS encoding hydantoinase/oxoprolinase family protein, with the protein product MPRLRIGVDVGGTFTDHILFDEDSGSLSVYKTPSSPEDPSRSVLDGIDHFGGERGGLKGLWMVAHGTTVNTNAILSRTGAKIGLITTRGFRDVLAIGRQTRPHFYKWDVDRPEPLAPRYLRLEVTERTDSKGKVVTPLSESDVYQCIETLKAEGVEAVAVCLLNSYVNASHEKRIKEILQEAMSGTYLAVSSEISPEFREFERSSTTTAVAYIGPVFKRYVGNLQKGLTERQRPSPNLYIMQSSGGMASAQVSVERPHLTIESGPAAGVLATIDLGRRVGFKDLISFDMGGTTAKASLIRGLKPSMANMLEIGKEATGYYGVRITGLPVRTPSIDLVECSAGGGSVAWVDVAGLLKVGPQSAGAVPGPVCYDSGGTEPTVTDANVTLGRIAPDFFLGGRMTLKPELSKKAIEEKLGRKLGMSAHEAAQGILDIVNANMVRILRVVSVSRGFDPRQFAMVAHGGAGPLHAGDLAEELEVGRIVVPPSPGLFSALGLVISDIQTSASATRFLRATPQNLEAIRGGLEAQVEECRRTLRQEKIAEKDQIIEKYLEMRYVRQNFELEIAVTSGLKTAGELEAVAAEFHRAHERNYGHADPRAAVEVVNVKARGIGRVPKPEPAMIAEGGKDPSRALLGNRKVFFKQAQGWLECPHYDRARLLRNNVIVGPAMICQYDSSVVVLPGHKASVGSLGELIIETGKGGS
- a CDS encoding hydantoinase B/oxoprolinase family protein; the encoded protein is MAKTRLNPITVEVIGNALASIADEVLVGLIKSAYSTNIKERQDCSSVVMDGKGQVVCISDMSLPMHLGSFLFTGDAILKRFPIESIQQGDVFIVNDPYSGGPSHLADVTFVAPVFHEGRLVAFVGNTGHWPDVGGKAPGQAALGDATEIYQEGLRLPPVRLYKAGELQQDILDIVLLNVRDPDNRDGDIRAHCGSLFLGARRMNELAAQYGGEVIVRALEELLNVAERKARHGIASLAEGEYSASDALDDDMDSDEPIPIKVKITVKHKPKPEVLVDYAGTGGPAKFGINNPMHGTLTVVYWVFRSILDPDIQPNAGFARAIKVTAPDGCLVNCKAPSPLGARYEVASQIPDSLFEALSGAVKKGIEAGGHGTHGMGFSAPSPRSFIYYETVGGGGGARPNKDGVNGVHITSNLPVEAMEQEFPMMAERLEYVRDSGGPGKFRGGVGIRKDWRMLIDSYVGTHSNRHKIPGPGLLGGNKGTLTRIMKSPDSADHEEIHREATFVPAKTGDIVSIFAGGGGGYGHPFDREPESVLTDVVNGLVSVESAKRDYGVAVDLGRRRLDVEETRRLRGRKGKG